The proteins below are encoded in one region of Ricinus communis isolate WT05 ecotype wild-type chromosome 6, ASM1957865v1, whole genome shotgun sequence:
- the LOC8273514 gene encoding uncharacterized protein LOC8273514: MPPPGPAPQQQQHHHPTTTSQNGEHRPTQRPPPQQQQHHHHQHHHPYYPTSSSSASLKGCCCCLFLLFSFLALLVLAIFLIIILAVKPKKPQFDLQQVGVQYMGISASNPTASLDPTTTVATGPTTASLSLTIHMLFTAVNPNKVGIKYGESRFTVMYHGIPLGKASVPGFYQEAHSERQVEATISVDRYSLMQANAADLIRDASLNDRVELRVLGEVGAKIRVLDFDSPGVQVSVNCAIAISPRKQSLTYKDCGFDGLSV; this comes from the exons ATGCCACCACCAGGACCAGCACCACAACAGCAGCAGCACCACCACCCAACGACCACCTCTCAGAATGGCGAGCACAGACCCACCCAGCGTCCACCGCCGCAACAACAAcagcaccaccaccaccagcaTCATCATCCTTATTATCCAACATCATCCTCATCAGCATCCTTAAAAGGGTGTTGCTGTTGTCTCTTCCTTCTCTTCTCATTCTTGGCTCTTCTAGTCCTCGCAATCTTTCTCATAATTATTCTCGCAGTCAAGCCCAAAAAACCTCAATTCGATCTCCAACAAGTGGGCGTTCAATACATGGGCATTTCCGCTTCTAACCCAACTGCTTCTCTCGACCCCACCACAACCGTAGCGACCGGACCCACAACCGCTTCGCTCTCACTGACAATCCACATGCTATTCACTGCTGTGAACCCTAACAAAGTTGGGATCAAGTATGGTGAGTCTCGGTTTACTGTCATGTACCATGGGATTCCTTTAGGTAAAGCTTCTGTTCCTGGGTTTTATCAAGAAGCTCATAGTGAAAGACAAGTTGAAGCTACTATTTCTGTTGATCGTTATAGCTTGATGCAAGCTAATGCTGCTGATTTAATTCGTGATGCTTCCCTTAATGATAGAGTTGAGCTTCGTGTTCTTGGTGAAGTTGGTGCTAAGATCCGAGTTCTCGATTTTGATTCTCCTGGTGTTCAG GTATCAGTGAATTGTGCAATAGCAATAAGTCCAAGGAAGCAGTCTCTTACATACAAGGATTGTGGATTTGATGGACTAAGTGTCTGA
- the LOC8273516 gene encoding uncharacterized protein LOC8273516 isoform X2 yields MDRYQKVEKPKAETAINENELRITAQGRMRNYISYALSLLQEKGTDEVVLKATGRAINKTVMIAELLKRRIVGLHQNTSIGSIDITDTWEPLEEGLLPLETTRHVSVVTITLSKKELNLSSIGYQPPIPADQVKPLAEYDDERGNSNGVAEHTNGVWDGGRGYGNRGRGRGRGRGFRGRGRGYGGGNMKQESGYYNGYGGSAGMPAQSRGRGRGTGRGRPRGRGQGFRAGGPVQAAA; encoded by the exons atggatCGGTACCAgaaagtagaaaagccaaagGCAGAAACAGCTATTAATGAGAATGAATTGAGGATTACTGCTCAAGGACGAATGAGGAATTATATATCTTAtgctctttctcttcttcag GAGAAAGGCACTGATGAAGTTGTTCTTAAAGCGACTGGTAGAGCTATTAACAAGACTGTGATGATTGCTGAACTGCTAAAG AGACGGATTGTAGGTCTTCATCAGAACACATCAATAGGATCTATTGATATAACTGACACATGGGAGCCACTGGAAGAAGGCCTTCTTCC CCTAGAAACTACCCGCCATGTTTCAGTCGTAACGATTACCCTGTCTAAGAAGGAGCTTAATCTGTCTTCTATCGG ATACCAGCCTCCAATTCCTGCTGATCAGGTGAAACCATTAGCTGAATATGATGATGAACGAG GTAATAGCAATGGTGTAGCAGAGCACACTAATGGGGTTTGGGATGGTGGTCGAGGATATGGTAATAGAGGCCGAGGTCGTGGAAGAGGACGAGGATTCCGTGGGCGTGGAAGAGGGTATGGTGGTGGAAATATGAAACAGGAGTCAGGATATTACAATGGTTATGGTGGATCAGCAGGGATGCCTGCTCAAAGCCGTG GTCGTGGTCGTGGAACTGGAAGGGGAAGGCCTCGTGGTCGTGGTCAGGGCTTTAGAGCTGGCGGGCCAGTCCAAGCAGCTGCTTGA
- the LOC8273516 gene encoding uncharacterized protein LOC8273516 isoform X1, producing the protein MDRYQKVEKPKAETAINENELRITAQGRMRNYISYALSLLQQEKGTDEVVLKATGRAINKTVMIAELLKRRIVGLHQNTSIGSIDITDTWEPLEEGLLPLETTRHVSVVTITLSKKELNLSSIGYQPPIPADQVKPLAEYDDERGNSNGVAEHTNGVWDGGRGYGNRGRGRGRGRGFRGRGRGYGGGNMKQESGYYNGYGGSAGMPAQSRGRGRGTGRGRPRGRGQGFRAGGPVQAAA; encoded by the exons atggatCGGTACCAgaaagtagaaaagccaaagGCAGAAACAGCTATTAATGAGAATGAATTGAGGATTACTGCTCAAGGACGAATGAGGAATTATATATCTTAtgctctttctcttcttcag CAGGAGAAAGGCACTGATGAAGTTGTTCTTAAAGCGACTGGTAGAGCTATTAACAAGACTGTGATGATTGCTGAACTGCTAAAG AGACGGATTGTAGGTCTTCATCAGAACACATCAATAGGATCTATTGATATAACTGACACATGGGAGCCACTGGAAGAAGGCCTTCTTCC CCTAGAAACTACCCGCCATGTTTCAGTCGTAACGATTACCCTGTCTAAGAAGGAGCTTAATCTGTCTTCTATCGG ATACCAGCCTCCAATTCCTGCTGATCAGGTGAAACCATTAGCTGAATATGATGATGAACGAG GTAATAGCAATGGTGTAGCAGAGCACACTAATGGGGTTTGGGATGGTGGTCGAGGATATGGTAATAGAGGCCGAGGTCGTGGAAGAGGACGAGGATTCCGTGGGCGTGGAAGAGGGTATGGTGGTGGAAATATGAAACAGGAGTCAGGATATTACAATGGTTATGGTGGATCAGCAGGGATGCCTGCTCAAAGCCGTG GTCGTGGTCGTGGAACTGGAAGGGGAAGGCCTCGTGGTCGTGGTCAGGGCTTTAGAGCTGGCGGGCCAGTCCAAGCAGCTGCTTGA